In Panthera uncia isolate 11264 chromosome B3 unlocalized genomic scaffold, Puncia_PCG_1.0 HiC_scaffold_2, whole genome shotgun sequence, the following proteins share a genomic window:
- the HDDC3 gene encoding guanosine-3',5'-bis(diphosphate) 3'-pyrophosphohydrolase MESH1 isoform X1 has translation MGSEATQLVEAADFAARKHRLQRRKDPEGTPYINHPIGVARILTHEAGVTDIVVLQAALLHDTVEDTDTTLDEVELHFGAQVRRLVEEVTDDKTLPKLERKRLQVEQAPHSSPGAKLVKLADKLYNLRDLNRCTPEGTLPPPALRGRGGTPTFPRHRLVSSPGKKRAWAFLLTPQANTRPLWSPLTP, from the exons GCTGCCGACTTCGCGGCTCGCAAGCACCGACTGCAGCGGCGGAAGGACCCCGAAGGGACACCCTACATCAACCACCCTATCG GTGTGGCTCGGATCCTGACCCATGAGGCGGGAGTCACTGACATTGTGGTGTTACAG GCAGCGCTGCTCCATGACACAGTGGAGGACACAGACACCACCCTGGATGAGGTGGAGCTGCACTTCGGGGCACAAGTGCGACGCCTGGTGGAGGAGGTAACAGATGACAAGACTCTGCCCAAGCTGGAGAGAAAGCGGCTGCAGGTGGAGCAGGCTCCCCACAGCAGTCCCGGGGCTAAACTGGTGAAGCTGGCAGACAAGCTGTACAATCTGAGGGACCTGAATCGCTGCACCCCAGAGGGTACgctccccccacctgccctgaggggaaggggagggacgcCCACCTTCCCCAGGCACAGGTTGGTCAGTTCCCCTGGAAAGAAAAGAGCCTGGGCTTTCTTGTTGACTCCCCAAGCTAATACTAGACCACTCTGGTCTCCTCTCACACCGTAG